A genome region from Microplitis mediator isolate UGA2020A chromosome 4, iyMicMedi2.1, whole genome shotgun sequence includes the following:
- the LOC130666426 gene encoding uncharacterized protein LOC130666426 isoform X1, whose product MRKRRRWRKIQYLLALYTVALTFGNLKCTEGAGAQQDGTINRAWGKNNNNNSNDHYLLHGNEKIRRLRNVGDDNFGGIEKRDPSERTSEMVNKAVQEAKAASEAQGFAAQQAAHQVKTQLADKAIRASKAAEAALSGKIALLEQLAEETKEAQIVFQDGSLELEQVRTSTNAAMRVARDSRQQLQMLTKAIKMVKTSLRNADISVQGAKRSLASKENLLEAAKKRVEDLVDRLHIAQEDLAKIRDVAMKAQEFARAARAKVNSANR is encoded by the exons ATGAGGAAACGAAGACGCTGGAGAAAAATCCAGTATCTCCTGGCCCTTTACACAG TTGCGCTGACATTTGGGAATTTAAAATGTACTGAAGGAGCCGGAGCGCAGCAGGACGGAACAATAAATCGTGCTTGgggaaaaaacaataataataatagcaatgATCATTATCTA ctCCATGGGAATGAAAAAATTCGGCGGCTCCGTAATGTCGGGGATGATAATTTCGGAGGGATTGAGAAGAGAGACCCATCGGAGAGGACAAGCGAAATGGTGAATAAAGCTGTTCAGGAAGCTAAGGCTGCATCTGAAGCCCAAGGTTTTGCTGCTCAACAGGCTGCTCATCAG GTAAAAACTCAACTGGCGGATAAAGCGATACGTGCGTCAAAAGCTGCTGAAGCAGCACTTTCTGGCAAAATAGCTCTGCTGGAACAACTGGCAGAAGAAACTAAAGAAGCGCAAATAGTATTCCAAGATGGGAGCTTGGAACTCGAGCAAGTAAGGACAAGTACCAATGCAGCTATGCGAGTAGCACGTGATTCGAGACAGCAG ctacAAATGTTGACGAAAGCCATTAAAATGGTTAAAACAAGTCTAAGGAATGCGGACATATCAGTGCAGGGAGCTAAGCGATCGCTGGCGAGCAAAGAAAACCTACTGGAGGCTGCGAAAAAACGGGTTGAAGATTTAGTCGATCGTCTCCACATCGCGCAAGAGGATCTTGCGAAAATACGGGATGTCGCTATGAAAGCACAAGAATTCGCTCGGGCTGCCAGAGCTAAAGTTAATAGTGCGAACCGCTga